The following are encoded in a window of Thamnophis elegans isolate rThaEle1 chromosome 14, rThaEle1.pri, whole genome shotgun sequence genomic DNA:
- the ERI2 gene encoding LOW QUALITY PROTEIN: ERI1 exoribonuclease 2 (The sequence of the model RefSeq protein was modified relative to this genomic sequence to represent the inferred CDS: deleted 3 bases in 3 codons; substituted 2 bases at 2 genomic stop codons): protein MATRQLARQLGIIRSVSKPSPGDQTRNQRKLRQLFDYLIIIDFESTLLEGCPKMSRIIEFPAVLLNTSNGEIETEFHMYVQPQEHPTLSEFCIELTGIKQNQVDEGVPLHISLSQFSKWIHKIQEEKNIVFGSTCAAAPEEKLCALLRDWDLGICLHYECKRKQLRKPNILNSWIDLRATYKSFYSRKPQGVNGALKDVGITFEGREHSGLHDSRNTARLAWKMIRDGCVMKVTKSLDKATPAKNSLAKFGGGKPTQGGPLGNNTLVKAPPLDESEKEVPPESEGKEEDLPPETVCVGLFEDAPLASRKSAKQNLTLSIGRPRRPLGNLQHPCYRPSGLQSWGNKDQLISNPSMPNRRLVLVPTTLSTVTVSETDISTTPDCLSMLADWEDAAIIPEKEDDSDPESSPSNHNPPIKSALVTEDRGKLMNRGDEHRTDARPSRELSTCVVYKSPNTTIYNPGRTPKEPSDASVFKLPVLTAEASSLNPPGRNLPASSTEAVKRKPSSPRSLPPAKKTPFSIYEDGSSTSRSFLSPGANRASSLPPSXTLRAISTRLSGXRKLVRVTPPLCRCGRRARRLNVSNGGPNQGKAFYSCPVRKCERNTKGCNYFRWEHSLLKEKMSLPTSALGAGGLKPLKTQDPSREMFNQSA from the exons ATGGCGACGAGGCAGCTGGCCAG GCAGCTAGGCATTATTCGAAGTGTTTCCAAGCCGTCTCCCGGTGACCAAACTCGCAACCAACGTAAGCTGC gaCAGCTGTTTGACTACTTAATAATTATTGATTTTGAGTCTACTCTGTTGGAAGGATGTCCGAAGATGTCAAGAATAA TTGAATTTCCAGCAGTTCTCTTGAACACCTCAAATGGAGAAATTGAAACTGAATTTCATATGTACGTCCAGCCCCAGGAACATCCGACTCTCTCTGAATTTTGTATTGAGCTAACTGGAATAAAACAG AATCAAGTCGATGAAGGCGTTCCACTGCATATAAGCCTATCCCAATTTTCGAAGTGGATTCACAAGATCCAGGaggagaaaaatattgtttttggtTCGACTTGCGCTGCTGCTCCTGAAGAAAAATTGTGTGCCTTGTTACGTG ATTGGGACCTGGGAATTTGCTTGCACTATGAATGTAAAAGAAAACAGCTGCGGAAGCCTAATATTTTAAATTCGTGGATTGACCTACGGGCCACTTACAAG AGCTTTTACTCTAGGAAGCCACAGGGT GTAAATGGCGCATTGAAAGACGTGGGTATCACTTTTGAAGGACGGGAGCATTCTG GCCTGCACGATTCTCGGAATACGGCGCGCCTGGCTTGGAAGATGATTCGTGACGGGTGTGTAATGAAAGTCACAAAATCATTAGATAAG GCAACTCCGGCGAAGAATTCCCTGGCCAAATTTGGGGGTGGGAAACCCACCCAGGGTGGCCCTTTGGGAAACAACACCCTTGTCAAAGCGCCACCGTTGGACGAAAGCGAAAAGGAAGTCCCCCCTGAAAgcgagggaaaagaggaagaccTACCACCAGAGACGGTCTGCGTGGGCTTGTTCGAGGACGCCCCTCTCGCATCTAGAAAGAGCGCCAAACAGAACTTAACCCTGTCCATCGGAAGACCTCGCCGGCCTCTGGGTAATCTTCAGCACCCCTGctataggccttcaggccttcaaAGTTGGGGGAACAAGGACCAACTCATTTCAAACCCTTCCATGCCCAATCGAAGGctagttttggtccccacaacaCTTTCCACTGTCACCGTATCCGAGACCGACATCAGCACCACTCCAGATTGTCTGTCCATGTTGGCCGACTGGGAGGACGCCGCCATCATCCCTGAAAAGGAAGACGACTCGGATCCAGAATCCTCCCCCTCAAACCATAACCCCCCAATTAAGAGCGCCTTAGTGACAGAAGATAGGGGCAAATTGATGAATCGGGGAGATGAACATAGGACAGACGCTCGACCGAGTAGAGAGCTCTCAACATGTGTTGTCTACAAGAGTCCAAATACGACTATTTACAACCCAGGCCGAACTCCCAAGGAACCTTCAGATGCTTCCGTGTTTAAGCTCCCGGTTTTAACGGCGGAGGCCTCTTCCCTCAACCCACCAGGCAGAAATCTTCCCGCCTCTTCGACCGAGGCCGTCAAGAGGAAGCCCTCCAGCCCCAGATCTTTGCCACCG gcaaaaaaaacacctttcagCATCTACGAGGACGGAAGCTCAACCTCGAGAAGCTTCCTGTCTCCCGGGGCCAATCGTGCATCGTCTCTCCCGCCTTCTTGAACTCTCCGGGCAATTTCAACCCGACTTTCCGGGTAGCGGAAACTGGTGAGGGTGACTCCTCCTTTATGTCGCTGTGGC CGAAGAGCTAGAAGGTTGAATGTTTCCAACGGCGGCCCTAATCAGGGCAAAGCATTTTACAGCTGCCCGGTGAGAAAATGCGAAAGGAATACGAAGGGCTGCAACTATTTCCGATGGGAGCATTCGCTTCTAAAGGAGAAAATGTCCCTTCCGACTTCGGCTTTAGGGGCTGGGGGCTTAAAGCCGTTAAAAACTCAGGACCCCTCCCGGGAAATGTTCAACCAAAGTGCCTGA